The stretch of DNA ATATTTACGGGAATTTGGAAAGGCTATATATTAAAAGAACTTTCATCATCACCTATAACAACAGGTATTATAAAAAAGTCTGGATTGTTGATTGCTCTTTATATGATTTTTTTAGGTGTTTCAGTTGTATCTGAATTAAATTTTATAGGAAATTTATTCGTTGGAATGTTTATATTAGCTGAATTGATTAGTATTGTAGGAAATATCGTTGCTATTAGAGAGAAATATAAAATTTCAGAACATGACGCCCTGCTACAAGTTAGTGAAGTTTTAAAAGATTTATTCAAAAAAAGGGGAAAATAGATGATAAATGATTTATTTGAGAAATACAAATTAGTTTTATTTGTAGGATTAATGTCAATTTTATTATCTACAATTTTAGGCTTATCATTATTCTTAAAATATCAAGATAAAAAGATAGTTAAGCTAGAAAATGAATTGAAAACTTGTATTTTAGAAAAGCAAAATGAAGAAACTAATAATCAAACTTTGCATAATGTAATTACAGATCTAAATAATCAAGCACTAAAAGACTCTATTGATTATGAAAAAAGATTAAAAAAGTTCAAAGATGAAAAAGATGAGATTTTAGGAATAAATTATAAAAATGTAAGGAGTGATGATTGTGAAGATATTAAACTTATTCTTGATGATATTCGTATTAATGGTTATTAGTGGTTGTTCAGACAAAGAAATATTATATGTTGATAGACCAGTTGAAAAAGTAGTAACTAAAAAATGTAACATTCCTGAGCCAAATGAATGTAAACCAAATAAACCGACTTATACAGAAGAAACTAATCAAATGAGATTATGTGTAAGAGAATATAAAAGATTAGTAGAAATTTGTCAAAATGAAAATTAGCCTAAATAATACAAGTTATAATATATAAAAACAAATAAAGGAATTTAAGTGAAAAATTTATTTAATAAATTAAATGTTTTTAATGTGGGAGCGGTTTTTTCTTTTTTTATTTGGGTATTTATTTTATTAAATGCACCATCAAAAAATATAATAAATCTAAATGAAGCTTTTAGTTATTTGGTTTGGCAAGAGTCTGTACATCTTTATTTAACTTTAACAATAATATTCTGTGGATTTGCAATTTTATACAAAAAAAGACAATAAATGAAACTAATATCACCAAATGAAGCAATAAAAATAGGATTAGATAAATATTTGGACCATTACAAAAAAGCGGTTCAAGAGTTTTGGCAGTTTGATAAAGTTATAAATAATATACCAATTGAACATTATTTTATTGCTCAAGCTGTTCAAGAGAGCAGATTTAATCCAAATGCAAAAAGTCCAGTTGGTGCTTTAGGTATTGCACAATTTATGCCTTTAACAGCCAAAGAAGTAGGGCAAGAACTAAAAGGTCATCAGTTGTTTAAAAATGGTTTTAATCCATTAAATGATATTCAATCAGTATATGCACAAGTTTACTACATGAATAAGCTTTTTAAAAGTTGGAAAGTCGAAAGAATAGCTTTAGAAAAATTTGAGTTAGCTTTAGCTTCATATAATGCTGGATTAGGAAATATCTTGAAAGCACAAAAATTAAGTGGTAACCAAAGAAAGTGGAATGATATTAAAAAGTATCTATCAAATATAACTGGAAGAAATAGTTTAGAAACTATTAATTATGTAGAATATATAAAAGGTTATGTTTTACAAGTAAAAAAATAGTGTGTCAAATTTGTGTCATATTTTTTATATGTAAATTTCAGAAANNNNNNNNNNNNNNNNNNNNNNNNNNNNNNNNNNNNNNNNNNNNNNNNTTACATATAAAAAATATTCGTATTTTATAGAAAATGGATTTTAGCACTAATTTATTATTTTTTATACAAAAAACAAATCTTATTAATTTAAGTAGAAATTAGGTAAAATCGCGAATTATTTAGAAAAGGAAGTTGAAATTGAGAACACATTATTGTACAGATGTTACTGAAAAACTTATTGGTCAAACTGTTACTGTTGCTGGTTGGGTAAATAGTAGACGTGATCATGGTGGAATTATATTTATAGATTTAAGAGATAAAAGTGGATTAGTTCAATTAGTTGCCGATCCACAAGATTGTAAAGATGCTTTAGCTATTGCAGAAACTGTTAGAGATGAGTTTGTTTTAATAGCAACAGGAAAAGTGAGAGCAAGAGGAGAAGGATTAGAAAATCCAAATTTAATTACAGGGAAAATTGAAATAATTTTAGAAAATCTTGTAATTGAAAATAGATCAAAACCAATGCCTTTTGATATAAATGATGAAAAAGTAAATGATGAAATAAAATTAAGAAATAGATTTTTAGAACTAAGAAGTAAAAAATCATTTGATATTTTCCAATTAAGAAGTAAAGCAACTATTCAAGCAAGAAACACACTTGATGAATTAGGTTTTTTAGATGTTGAAACTCCAATTTTAACAAAATCTACTCCAGAAGGTGCAAGAGATTATTTAGTTCCTTCAAGAGTTCATGCTGGTGAATTTTATGCACTTCCTCAATCACCACAATTATTTAAACAACTTTTAATGGTTGCAGGATTTGATAAATACTTCCAAATAGCAAAATGTTTTAGAGATGAAGATTTAAGAGCAGATAGACAACCTGAGTTTACACAAATAGATGTTGAAATGTCATTTTGTAATCAAGAAGATGTTATAAAAGTTGCTGAAAAATTAATCTATGATATTTTTACAAAATGTGGGAAAAATATTCCTTCAACATTTAGAAGAATGAAATATAGTGAAGCTATGGAAAAATATGGGAGCGATAAACCAGATTTAAGATTTGATATGCCACTTGTTGATGTTATTGATATTTTTGCAAACTCAACAAATGAAATTTTTGCTGAAATTGCAAAAGATAAAAAGAATAATAGAATAAAAGCTTTAAAATGTAAAAATGGAGATAACATCTTCTCAAAAAGACAAATGAAAAGCTTTGAAGATTATGTAAGAAAATTTGGAGCTAAAGGTTTAGGTTATTTCCAAATGAAAGAAGATGGATTAAAAGGTCCATTAACTAAATTCTTTAGTGAAGCTGATTTAGAAGAGATTATCAAAGTTACAGAACTTGAAGTTGGTGATGTTGTATTCTTTGGGGCAGGTGCAAAAAAAGTAGTTTGGGATTATATGGGAAGATTTAGATTATTCCTAGCAAATGAAATGAATATTGTTCCAAAAGATGCTTATGAATTCTTATGGGTTGTTGATTTCCCAATGTTTGAAGTTGAAGATGGAAGAACAAAAGCACTTCACCATCCATTTACAATGCCAAATGTTGAAAAATATGATTTAGATAATATTGAAGATTTAGAAGAGATTGAATCAATCGCTTATGATATTGTTTTAAATGGAACAGAGCTTGGTGGTGGAAGTATCAGAATTCACAAAGAAGAGATTCAATCTAAAGTATTTAAATTAATGGGAATTAGCCAAGAAGAAGCAAAAGAGAAATTTGGATTCTTACTTGATGCACTTTCTTATGGTGCTCCAAGTCATGGTGGTTTTGCATTAGGATTAGATAGAATGATTATGCTTTTAGCTGGAACTGATTCAATCAGAGATGTAATTGCATTCCCTAAAACTCAAAAAGCTCAATGTTTACTAACTCAAGCTCCTTCAGCTGTTGATGAAGAACAATTAAAAGAGTTAAGTATAAGAATAAGAAAAACAGTAGTAGATAGCTAATTTTAGCTACTACTAAACCTTTTTTAAACTCCTAAAATCTCAAGAATTCTCCAAAAGTATATTTTATATACACTTGTATAAATAAAAAAATTAACCAAAGTTATATAATTTTCTATATTTAATAAGTATTAGGAAATTACATGTTAAGCGAAACCATAAGTTATAAAGGAATAACTATAAAAAGAGAGTTATATCCAATCATAAAATATATTGAAGATGTAGATAAATACAAAGATGAATTAGGAACTTTAAGTTCTTCTTGGGATATGTTAGCACTTTTAGGACAACTTGGAGATATAAATATAGATATTGGAAAAACAAAAGAAAATTTTTTAAATCTTACTTCAACTTTATTAAATCATTTAAGTTTTCAGCAAATAAAAAAAGTAACTCAAGAGATGAGATTTAAATCACAAGTTGCTATTGATGTATTAATAAGAAATTTATTTGAAAGAACAGCTGATATAGGATTTTTAGCAACTGATGATGATATTAGAACATTTTTAGAAAATTTTGTCTCAAAATATGATGAAAATAGTTTAGTTATAAAACAAGAAATTCAAAAAAAATTCAAAGAATATGTTTCAAAATACTCTATATATTATGATATTGTCTTATTTGATGTTCATGGAAAAATAGTTGTAAGATTAAATGAAGATGTGGATATTGAAAAAGTAGATACATCATTTATACAAAAAGTTTTAAATACAAGTGATGATTATATAGAAAGTTATAAATATCATGATTTTATACCTCAATATAAAAAATCATTAGTTTATTCATATAAAGTAACAAAATCAAATGATTTAGATAGTAAGAATTTGGGAGTTTTGGCTCTTTGCTTTAGATTTACAGATGAAATGAATGCAATTTTTGGAAATTTAGTAGATGTTAAAAATAAAGAGTGTTTAACAATACTAGATGAAGATGGTTATGTAATAGCAAGTAGCGACAAAGAACATATAAATTTAGGAGTAAAACTTCCTATAGTTTTAAATGAAAACTATAAAATAGTATCTTATGCAGGACGAGACTATATTGCTAAAACTTGTGAAACAAATGGTTATCAAGGGTTTTATGGGCTTAAATGGTATGGACATATTATGATACCTCTTGAATATGCTTTTTTAAGTGATGAACTTAATAGTTTAGTTGTTGATGAAAATATTATAAATTCTATGATGGAGAATGAACAACATTTTTCAAAAGAGTTAAAAGAAGTTTTTTATAATAGTAAAACAATTCAAGATAACTTAATAAGAGTTATTTGGAATGGTAATATTGTTCAAAGTAAATTAAACTCAACAAATAGAGAGTTTTCAAGAGCTTTATTAAATGAAATAGGTATTACAGGAAATAAAGCAAATTCTTCTTTGGACAATTTAAATCAAACTATTATCTCATCTATACTAAAAGATTGTGAATTTTTATCTTCACTTGCTATTGATATTATGGATAGAAATCTTTATGAAAGAGCAAATGATTGTAGATGGTGGGCTTTAAACTCTTATTTTAAAGAAGTTTTAGATGATTATTCAACAATAAGTGAAAAAAAACAAAATCTAAGTTCTACTTTGAAGTACATAAATGATTTATATACTGTATATTCAAATCTAATAATTTTTGATAAAAGTGGAAAAATTATTGCTGTTTCAAATGAAAAAGAGCAGTATCTTATTGGAAAGATTTTAACTCAAGATTGGGTAGAAAAAACTTTAACTTTAAAAGATACTTCAAAATATTGTGTTTCGAAATTTGAAAAAACAAATCTTTATGAAAATGAATCAACTTATATCTATTGTAGTGCGATACGTTCTTTTAAAAATGATAATGGTGTTGTAGGAGGAATTGCTATTATTTTTGATTCTTCAGTACAGTTTTATACGATGCTTGATGAGATTTTACCAAAAGATATTTATGGAAATAAACAAAAAGGAGTTTATGCTTTTTTCACTGATAAAAATAAACAAATCATTGCTACAACAAGTACAAACTTTGAAGTAAATTCATATTTGGATATTGATGACTCATTTTTTAATTTAAGAAATGGTCAAAATTTAAGTCGTATTATAGAGTTTCGTGGAAATTATTATGCTGTTGGAGTAAAATGTTCAAATGGTTACAGAGAGTATAAAAGTGCAGTTGATGATTATAAAAATGATGTTTTATCTTTTGTATTTATACTTATTGGAAAAGCAAATTCAAATGTTATTTTATCTCACTCAAAAACAAAATTTTTAACTTCTCAAAAAAGAGAATTTACAGGAGAAACTATTGAATTAGCAACTTTTTATTTAGGTAAAAGATTGCTTGCAGTAAATTCAAAAAATGTAATAGAATCTATTGGAATAGAAGAACTTCAAGAATCAATAGAAATAGATAAAAAAAATCATTTCAAAGGAATGGTTTTACATAAAAATAAACTAATTTCTGTTTTAGATATAAGAGATTTTGTAAATGAAGAGATAGAAGATGAAACTCTTAAAAATATAATATTAGTAGAATATGATAGAGATAATGTTGAACATTGTGTAGGACTTTTGGTATCAACGCTTGAAACTATTTGTACAGTTGAAGAAAAATCAATCCAACATATTCAAAGTCACTTTTTAGGAAGTGGAACTTTGGTTGAAAGTCTTGTTGAAATAAAAGATAGCGAAGAGTCGAAAATCGCAATGCTTTTAAATATTAAAAAGTTAGATGATAACTTTACAAAAAGGGTTTAAATCATATCATAAAATCTATTTGGGTATTATATTAGTAATATATATTTAAAAAGAAGATAGATGAGTAAATTAAATAAATTTTTACCTACAACAAAAGAAGAGATGAAACAACGAGGTTGGGATGAACTTGATGTTGTTTTAATAACAGGTGATGCTTATATAGATTCACCTTTTATGGGAATTGCTGTTGTTGGAAGAATTTTAGAAGATATTGGACTTCGTGTAGGTATTATTGGGCAACCAGATGTTAATAGTGATGTAGATGTAAAACGACTTGGTGAACCTAAACTTTTTTGGGGAGTAAGTGGTGGAAGTATAGATTCTATGGTTTCAAACTATACTGCAAGTAAAAAATTTAGAAATGATGATGATTATACTCCTGGTGGAAAAAACAATAAAAGACCTGATCGTGCAACTTTAGTTTATACAAATCTTATAAGAAGATATTTTAAAAATACAGTTCCAATAGTTTTAGGTGGAATTGAAGCTTCCTTGAGAAGACTTACTCACTATGATTATTGGTCAAATAGTCTTAGAAAACCAATTTTATTTGATTCAAAAGCTGATTATATGGTTTATGGTATGGCAGAACAAGCTATTATTGATTTAGGAACATATTTAAAAGAAGGAAAAGATGTACGAACAATAGCAGGGCTTTGTTATATCTCAAAAGAGCCTAAAGATGATTATATTCAAATTCCTTCTCATAAAGAGTGTTTAACAAATAAAGAAAAATATATAGACCTTTTTAGAACTTTTTATGATAATAATGACCCAATATATTCAAAAGGACTTTGCCAAGAAGTTGATGGAAGATATTTAATCCAAAATCCACCAAGCCGCCATATGGAAGAAGAGGAAATGGATAAAATAGCATCTTTTCCATATCAAAGAGATGCTCATCCTTATCATGCAAAAGATGGAAAAGTTAAATGCTTAGAAACTATTAAATTTTCAATTATGACTCATCATGGATGTTGGGGAGAGTGTAACTTTTGTGCAATTGCAGCTCATCAAGGAAGAACTATACGAACACGAAGTGAACAAAATATTTTAGCAGAAGCAAAACATTTTGTCAGCATGAAAGATTTCAAAGGAATTATTTCAGATGTTGGTGGACCAACAGCTAATATGTACGGATATGAGTGTAAGAAAAAAATAAATCTTGGAACTTGTATTGATAATAAAAGATGTGTTGATGCGCATAGACTTTGCCGAACTATGAAAGTTGACCATAGTAGAAATATACAACTTTTAAAAGATATTAGAAAAGTTCCAGGAATTAAAAAGGCCTTTGTAGCTTCAGGTGTTAGATATGATTTGATAACTGCTGATAAAAACCATGGAAAAGAGTATTTAAAAGAGATGATAGATCATCATATCTCAGGGCAGATGAAAGTAGCACCAGAACACACAAATGATGAGGTTTTACATCATATGGGAAAACCAGGAAAACAAACACTGATTGATTTTAAAAAAATGTATGATGATTTAAATAAAGAGAGTGGTAAAAAACAGTATTTAACTTATTATTTAATTGCAGCACATCCAGGCTGTGAAGAGAAACATATGCACGAGTTAAAACAGTTTACGACTCATGAACTTAAAATGAATCCAGAACAAGCACAAATCTTTACACCAACTCCTGGAACTTACTCTGCTGTTATGTATTACACAGAACTTGATCCATTTACAAAGAAAAAAATATTTGTAGAAAAAGACCCAAGAAGAAAAGAGAGACAAAAAGAGATTGTAATTGCAAAAAAACAATTTGCGGGGAATAATAAAAAAAGTTTTAGCTCTGGAATGCAAGGATAAAAAGGGATAAACTCCCTTTTTAATAAAGAAATAGTTTACGCTAATGCGTTAAACATATCAGCTGTAACTTCTGAAACATCTTTTGTTCCATCAAGTTCCATAAATACACCCATTTTTTTATAAAAATCAATAAGTGGTGCAGTTTGTGTATGATATGCATCAAGTCTGCTAATAACAGTTTGCGCATTATCATCTTTTCTGATGATTAATTCCCCACCACAATAATCACATACATTTTCTTCTTTTGATGGATTAAATTCTACATGGAAAGATGCTCCACATTTAGAACATACTCTTCTTCCTGTAATTCTTCCAACGATTAATTCATCAGGAACATTTAAAGAGATTACTTTATCAAGAGAAATTTTCATAGATGACATTAATTCGCTTAAAGCAACTGCCTGTGCTAAAGTTCTTGGAAATCCATCAAGAATAAAACCATTTTTACAGTCAGATTCTGCAAGTCTATCTTTAATAATTCCAATAATTGTCGAATCTGGAACTAACTGTCCAGCATCCATAAATTTTTTTGCTTCCATTCCCATATCTGTTTTATCTGCAATAGCAGCTCTTAAAATATCACCTGTTGAGATTTGAGGAATATTATATTTTTCGATTAAGAACTTTGCTTGAGTTCCTTTACCAGCTCCTGGTGCTCCAAATAGCATTAAATTCATAGTTTACTTTCCTTACTTTTTCGTGTATTGTATAGAAAAAGCTTTTAATAACAGATAAGGTTTTCATACTACACCAAGAATTTAAATGATTTTTGATACAATTGTACCTCGAAAATTCAAAGGGAATATATGAAAAAATTGTTTTTAATTATTGGAGCTCCTGGTTCTGGTAAAACTACCGATGCAGAATTAATTGCTTCAAAATATACTAATGTAACTCACTATTCAACTGGAGATATGTTTAGAGCTGAAGTAGCTAGCGGAAGCCAAAGAGGTCAAATAATTGATACTTATATAAAAGCTGGAAATATAGTACCAATTGATATTGCAATTGAAACTATTCTAATGGCTATTAAAAATGCACCAACAGATATTATTGTTATTGATGGATACCCAAGAAGTATTGAACAAATGTTGGAATTAGATAAATATTTAGAAAAAGAAGATGCAGTAAAATTACTAAATTGTATAGAAGTTGAAGTATCTGAAGAAGTAGCAAGAGATAGGGTTCTTGGTCGTTCAAGAGGTGCTGATGATAATATTGAAGTATTTAATAATAGAATGAAAGTTTATAAAGAGCCTTTAGAGCAGATAAAAGAGTTTTATTCAAAAAGAGGTTTATTAAAAATAATAAATGGTGAAGGTACTATAAAAGAGATTGTTGATGAAATGGATACATTTATACAATCGAGAATCTAATGATAAATAAAAAAATCAATTTTTATTCTGTAATCATTGGAACTGAACTTTTAAATGGGCGTCGAAAAGATGCTCATTTTCCTTTTTTAAATGCACAACTTTTAGAACGTGCTTGGGAACACAAAGCTTCTTTTGTGATTGAAGATGACCCTGAACTTATGTTAAATATTTTTAATCTTATAAAATCAGATCCAAATTCTGTGATGTTTTGTTTTGGAGGAATTGGTGCGACACCTGATGATTATACAAGACAAATTGCATCACAAGCTTTTACAAGTGGGAAAATGGAATTTCACGAAGAAGCAAAAACAAATATAATAAATCAATTTAAAGATGATGCTTATCCTCATCGAGTAAATATGGCATATTTACCAATAAATGCAAAACTTCTTAAAAATGTAGTAAATAATGTAGCTGGATTTTATTTAGAAGATAGATTTTTTTTCACACCAGGTTTTCCATCTATGAGTCAAGCTATGGTTATTGAAGCTTTGAATAAACTATATCCTAAATCACAAAATAAATATAGAAAAGTTATGACTATAAACTCAACTGAAAATGATTTAATAGATACTATGAAAAAAATACCAAAAGAACTTGATTTCTCATCATTACCAAAGTTTATTGGAAATGAAAGAAAAGTTGTTATTTCACTTGCTGGATATGATGAAGTTCAAGTAGATATTTATTTTCAGCTATTTATAGATTTTTGTATTGAACACCAAAAAGAGTATATACTGGAAGATATTCATGAGTTTTGAGAAACAAAGATTTGAATTAATTGAATTTATAAAATCAAAATATAATTTTTATGGAGATATAACATCTGAAATATCTAATTTAGATTTTTATATATCAAAATCTAAACATATTTCTCAATCGCATATTATGTATGAACCATCAATTTGTGTTATTTTACAAGGAAAAAAAGCAGTTGGTTTTGGAAATGAGTTATATATTTATGATAAAAATAAATATCTTATTGCTTCAACTCATCTTCCTGCAACTGTTAAAATTTTAGAAGCTTCAAAAGATGAACCACATATTTCATTTAAAATTAAATTTACATTAGAGGATATTTTTGAAGTTTTAAAAAATATAAATAATCTAAATTTTAAAAATAAATCAGAAAAAGGGCTTTTTTTTGGTGAGCAAAATGAAAGATTATATGATGCTATTTATAGGCTTCTAAAACTTTTAGATAAACCAAAAGAAGATATAAACTATCCTTCATCACTTATTATAAAAGAGATTTTGTATATTCTCATGAATGATAAAGCTGGATATTTTTTGAGTAAATTTGCTATGGAAAATTCTATTTCAAATAAAATAGTAAAGGTTATAGAATATATAAAAGAAAACTATGCAAAAAAACTAAATATAAAAGAATTAGCTTCTATATTTGATATTAGTGAATCGTCTTTGTATCAAAATTTTAAAAGTATTACACAAATTACACCAATTCAGTTTCAAAAAAATCTTAGACTTCAAGAATCAAAAAGACTATTTTCTTTACAAAATATTGATGTCTTAGAAGTTGCTATTTTAGTAGGATATGAAAGTGCTAGTCAATTTAGCAAAGATTATTCTAAAATGTATGGAATGACTCCAAAAAAACACTCAATTTTTCTAAAAAGTTAAAATTTGTAGAATTTAGCACTTTTTTTAGAGAATTTTTCTATTATAAATTTGAAAAATTCTTTATAATAATCTCTGTGCTTTTATAAAGAATGGAGAACTAAAATGGAAGAAAATAATAAATCAAGAAGAGAATTTTTAAAAAAATCAGCTTTAGTTAGTACAGCTTTATTTTTTGCAGTAAATCCTACAAATTCTTTCTCTTTTCAAAAAAATAGTAATATAAAATCTCGTGGTTATGCAGCATTTGATGAGACTGGTATATTAAAACCTTGGACTTTTCAAAGAAGAGCAGTTGGTGATAATGATATTTTAATAGATATAAAATATGCAAGCATTTGCCACTCTGATATTCATCAAATTAAAGGTGATTGGGGGAAACAACAATATCCTCAAGTTCCTGGACATGAAATAGTTGGAATTGTGAGTGCTATTGGTAAAGATGTAAAAAATTTTAAACTTGGAGATAGAGTAGGTGTTGGTTGCATGGTTGATGGTAGTTGTAGGAATAATGAAGAACAATATTGTGAAGATACACTTTTTACTTATGGTTTTTCATCTATCAAAGAGCCAACAGGAATTACACAAGGTGGATATTCAAATAATATTGTTGTAAATAGTCATTTTGCAGTTCATATTCCTAATAACATTAGTTTTGAAAATGCTGCTCCACTTTTATGTGCAGGAGTTACAACCTACTCACCATTAGTACAAGATAATATTAAAAGTGGAATGAAAGTTGGAGTTGCTGGAATTGGTGGGCTTGGACATATGGCTGTAAAATTAGCAGTTTCAAAAGGTGCTGAAGTTTATGCTTTTACAACTTCAGAAGATAAAATAGAAGATATTAAAAGTTTTGGTACAAAAGAGGTTATAGTTGTAGATACTTTAGACAAATTAGATGATTATTATCAAAAACTTGACTATATGATTTCAACTATTCCTGCACAATTTGATGTAGGAGCATATAGTTCTACAATCAAACCTTATGGAACATTCGTGCAAGTTGGAATGCCAAAAGGATTTGAATTAACTTTAAATAATCTTTCTTTTGCATCAAATAGAGTAAATTATAGAGCTTCACTTATTGGTGGAATGAAAGATACACAAGATGTAGTAAATTATTGTGCAACAAACAAAATTTTACCAAAAATTGAGATAATAAAAGCAGAACAAATAAATGAAGCTTGGCAAAAAGTTTTAGATAAAAAAGCTAGATATAGATATGTTATTGATGCTTTAACATTTTAGAAAATATAGATAAAATTATAATAAAGGAATAAATTATGGAAAATTTTAGTTTTTATAATCCAACAAAAATTGAGTTTGGAAAAGATAAAGAAAAAAACATTGGAAAATATCTTAGTGCATATAATATAAAAAAAGTTTTATTAGTTTATGGAAGTCAAAGAGTGAAAAAAGATGGGCTTTTTGATAGTGTGACAAATAGTT from Arcobacter lacus encodes:
- a CDS encoding phage holin family protein produces the protein MNMQNINDISVLLKIYFSIFYSYILISLDYAGIPEKTFVVLCILMTVDIFTGIWKGYILKELSSSPITTGIIKKSGLLIALYMIFLGVSVVSELNFIGNLFVGMFILAELISIVGNIVAIREKYKISEHDALLQVSEVLKDLFKKRGK
- a CDS encoding transglycosylase SLT domain-containing protein, with the protein product MKLISPNEAIKIGLDKYLDHYKKAVQEFWQFDKVINNIPIEHYFIAQAVQESRFNPNAKSPVGALGIAQFMPLTAKEVGQELKGHQLFKNGFNPLNDIQSVYAQVYYMNKLFKSWKVERIALEKFELALASYNAGLGNILKAQKLSGNQRKWNDIKKYLSNITGRNSLETINYVEYIKGYVLQVKK
- the aspS gene encoding aspartate--tRNA ligase, producing MRTHYCTDVTEKLIGQTVTVAGWVNSRRDHGGIIFIDLRDKSGLVQLVADPQDCKDALAIAETVRDEFVLIATGKVRARGEGLENPNLITGKIEIILENLVIENRSKPMPFDINDEKVNDEIKLRNRFLELRSKKSFDIFQLRSKATIQARNTLDELGFLDVETPILTKSTPEGARDYLVPSRVHAGEFYALPQSPQLFKQLLMVAGFDKYFQIAKCFRDEDLRADRQPEFTQIDVEMSFCNQEDVIKVAEKLIYDIFTKCGKNIPSTFRRMKYSEAMEKYGSDKPDLRFDMPLVDVIDIFANSTNEIFAEIAKDKKNNRIKALKCKNGDNIFSKRQMKSFEDYVRKFGAKGLGYFQMKEDGLKGPLTKFFSEADLEEIIKVTELEVGDVVFFGAGAKKVVWDYMGRFRLFLANEMNIVPKDAYEFLWVVDFPMFEVEDGRTKALHHPFTMPNVEKYDLDNIEDLEEIESIAYDIVLNGTELGGGSIRIHKEEIQSKVFKLMGISQEEAKEKFGFLLDALSYGAPSHGGFALGLDRMIMLLAGTDSIRDVIAFPKTQKAQCLLTQAPSAVDEEQLKELSIRIRKTVVDS
- a CDS encoding chemotaxis protein CheW — its product is MLSETISYKGITIKRELYPIIKYIEDVDKYKDELGTLSSSWDMLALLGQLGDINIDIGKTKENFLNLTSTLLNHLSFQQIKKVTQEMRFKSQVAIDVLIRNLFERTADIGFLATDDDIRTFLENFVSKYDENSLVIKQEIQKKFKEYVSKYSIYYDIVLFDVHGKIVVRLNEDVDIEKVDTSFIQKVLNTSDDYIESYKYHDFIPQYKKSLVYSYKVTKSNDLDSKNLGVLALCFRFTDEMNAIFGNLVDVKNKECLTILDEDGYVIASSDKEHINLGVKLPIVLNENYKIVSYAGRDYIAKTCETNGYQGFYGLKWYGHIMIPLEYAFLSDELNSLVVDENIINSMMENEQHFSKELKEVFYNSKTIQDNLIRVIWNGNIVQSKLNSTNREFSRALLNEIGITGNKANSSLDNLNQTIISSILKDCEFLSSLAIDIMDRNLYERANDCRWWALNSYFKEVLDDYSTISEKKQNLSSTLKYINDLYTVYSNLIIFDKSGKIIAVSNEKEQYLIGKILTQDWVEKTLTLKDTSKYCVSKFEKTNLYENESTYIYCSAIRSFKNDNGVVGGIAIIFDSSVQFYTMLDEILPKDIYGNKQKGVYAFFTDKNKQIIATTSTNFEVNSYLDIDDSFFNLRNGQNLSRIIEFRGNYYAVGVKCSNGYREYKSAVDDYKNDVLSFVFILIGKANSNVILSHSKTKFLTSQKREFTGETIELATFYLGKRLLAVNSKNVIESIGIEELQESIEIDKKNHFKGMVLHKNKLISVLDIRDFVNEEIEDETLKNIILVEYDRDNVEHCVGLLVSTLETICTVEEKSIQHIQSHFLGSGTLVESLVEIKDSEESKIAMLLNIKKLDDNFTKRV
- a CDS encoding YgiQ family radical SAM protein gives rise to the protein MSKLNKFLPTTKEEMKQRGWDELDVVLITGDAYIDSPFMGIAVVGRILEDIGLRVGIIGQPDVNSDVDVKRLGEPKLFWGVSGGSIDSMVSNYTASKKFRNDDDYTPGGKNNKRPDRATLVYTNLIRRYFKNTVPIVLGGIEASLRRLTHYDYWSNSLRKPILFDSKADYMVYGMAEQAIIDLGTYLKEGKDVRTIAGLCYISKEPKDDYIQIPSHKECLTNKEKYIDLFRTFYDNNDPIYSKGLCQEVDGRYLIQNPPSRHMEEEEMDKIASFPYQRDAHPYHAKDGKVKCLETIKFSIMTHHGCWGECNFCAIAAHQGRTIRTRSEQNILAEAKHFVSMKDFKGIISDVGGPTANMYGYECKKKINLGTCIDNKRCVDAHRLCRTMKVDHSRNIQLLKDIRKVPGIKKAFVASGVRYDLITADKNHGKEYLKEMIDHHISGQMKVAPEHTNDEVLHHMGKPGKQTLIDFKKMYDDLNKESGKKQYLTYYLIAAHPGCEEKHMHELKQFTTHELKMNPEQAQIFTPTPGTYSAVMYYTELDPFTKKKIFVEKDPRRKERQKEIVIAKKQFAGNNKKSFSSGMQG
- a CDS encoding adenylate kinase, translated to MNLMLFGAPGAGKGTQAKFLIEKYNIPQISTGDILRAAIADKTDMGMEAKKFMDAGQLVPDSTIIGIIKDRLAESDCKNGFILDGFPRTLAQAVALSELMSSMKISLDKVISLNVPDELIVGRITGRRVCSKCGASFHVEFNPSKEENVCDYCGGELIIRKDDNAQTVISRLDAYHTQTAPLIDFYKKMGVFMELDGTKDVSEVTADMFNALA
- a CDS encoding adenylate kinase; the encoded protein is MKKLFLIIGAPGSGKTTDAELIASKYTNVTHYSTGDMFRAEVASGSQRGQIIDTYIKAGNIVPIDIAIETILMAIKNAPTDIIVIDGYPRSIEQMLELDKYLEKEDAVKLLNCIEVEVSEEVARDRVLGRSRGADDNIEVFNNRMKVYKEPLEQIKEFYSKRGLLKIINGEGTIKEIVDEMDTFIQSRI